A region of Sphingobium baderi DNA encodes the following proteins:
- a CDS encoding TonB-dependent receptor plug domain-containing protein, translated as MAQSIPAPADEGTRADGPITSANEIVVIAGIGYRDRTDTPEPVLKYGTDYFQRFEPLTAGDALKRVPSVTFLSDVIESDAPRLRGLPPGYTQILINGERVPGSAADRSFFLDRIPAELIDSVEIIRSSSARRTGDAVAGSLNINLRDGYELDGGYVRAGGLLFNDDELEPSLGLVWGGKAGPGRLLLGANLQGRHNPKRKKSLRYGDSPENNPDYATDDFDNREDQTDTRDGKDYSFNGTYEIDGETTDFKLNGFYVRTDRKETERSFEYDDATAVNGPVPVGNLLTDNSNIADIDQENYTIDGKLSHEWSAGKSSVRVGYARFTEDRIETENEIDFEDLEFSGQRTRTDIRDTEFSVKLEHEVPLGEQAKFVFGGYYQDKRRRTGMFESEQESDASATWDQFKQNPDNLAAAFDDFEPVDGGDNRIREKRRDVFALVEGDTGRLKWEAGLRYETTKVRITDYTVAAALADQRADYEKLLPSASFKLSLSESDRIIGSVARTLRRPDFNYISPALLEEEVGDSDLLGNPQLRPESAWGFDLGYEHRMGTGGIFGANIFYRKVKDLIELTNTGVEGSEGEGTFVYQPRNVGDGKVWGVEFDLSTDLGFVGLPNTGVFGNLSWLDSEVRDFIGKRRFNDQSKYVYNFGFIQDFPNFGAAFGATYRKQGSAFGRVIAEEVTTTYGAELEIFVEKRFGKTFTIRAVGSNLLNGRKREAFNKFDNIADQIDRDFDEYELESEKAGPVFQIMARYAF; from the coding sequence CGCCGGCGACGCGCTGAAGCGCGTGCCTTCCGTCACCTTTCTGTCGGACGTGATCGAAAGCGATGCTCCGCGTCTGCGCGGTTTGCCCCCGGGCTATACCCAGATCTTGATAAACGGTGAGCGTGTGCCGGGTTCGGCCGCCGACCGCAGCTTTTTCCTCGACCGTATTCCCGCTGAACTGATCGACAGCGTGGAAATCATCCGCTCCTCCTCCGCCCGGCGCACCGGGGACGCGGTGGCGGGGTCGCTCAACATCAATTTGCGCGACGGTTATGAACTGGACGGTGGCTATGTCCGCGCGGGCGGCTTGCTGTTCAACGACGACGAGCTGGAGCCGAGCCTGGGTCTGGTCTGGGGCGGCAAGGCCGGACCAGGCCGCCTGCTGCTGGGTGCGAACCTGCAGGGCCGCCATAACCCCAAACGCAAGAAAAGCCTGCGCTATGGTGATTCGCCGGAAAATAATCCTGACTATGCGACCGACGATTTCGACAATCGCGAGGATCAGACGGACACCCGCGATGGCAAGGATTACAGCTTCAACGGCACCTATGAGATTGACGGCGAAACCACCGATTTCAAGCTGAATGGTTTCTATGTCCGCACCGACCGCAAGGAAACGGAGCGTAGCTTCGAATATGACGATGCGACTGCGGTGAATGGGCCGGTGCCAGTGGGCAATCTGCTGACCGACAATAGCAATATCGCCGATATCGATCAGGAAAACTACACTATCGACGGCAAGCTGAGCCATGAATGGTCGGCGGGTAAGAGTTCCGTCCGCGTTGGCTATGCGCGCTTCACCGAAGATCGCATCGAAACCGAAAATGAGATCGATTTCGAGGATCTGGAATTTTCGGGCCAGCGAACCCGGACCGATATTCGCGACACCGAATTTTCCGTGAAACTGGAGCATGAAGTGCCGCTGGGCGAGCAGGCGAAATTCGTTTTCGGCGGCTATTATCAGGATAAAAGGCGCCGCACCGGCATGTTCGAAAGCGAGCAGGAGAGCGACGCCAGCGCAACCTGGGATCAGTTCAAACAGAACCCGGACAATCTGGCGGCGGCGTTCGACGATTTCGAGCCGGTTGACGGCGGTGACAACCGCATCCGCGAAAAGCGCCGTGATGTCTTCGCACTGGTCGAAGGCGACACCGGCAGGCTGAAGTGGGAAGCGGGCCTGCGTTACGAAACGACGAAGGTACGCATCACCGACTATACGGTAGCGGCCGCGCTCGCCGATCAAAGGGCCGATTATGAAAAGCTGCTGCCCTCCGCCTCGTTCAAACTGTCATTGAGCGAGAGCGACCGCATCATCGGATCGGTCGCGCGGACGCTGCGCCGTCCCGATTTCAACTATATCTCCCCGGCGCTGCTGGAGGAAGAAGTGGGCGACAGCGACCTGCTAGGCAATCCGCAGTTGCGGCCCGAAAGCGCCTGGGGCTTTGACCTGGGTTATGAGCATCGGATGGGCACGGGCGGCATTTTCGGTGCCAATATTTTCTATCGCAAGGTCAAGGACCTGATCGAATTGACCAACACCGGGGTCGAAGGTTCAGAAGGCGAAGGCACCTTCGTCTATCAGCCGCGCAATGTCGGCGACGGCAAGGTATGGGGCGTCGAATTCGACCTGTCGACCGACCTCGGCTTTGTAGGGTTGCCCAATACTGGCGTGTTCGGCAACCTGTCCTGGCTGGACAGCGAAGTGCGGGATTTTATCGGCAAGCGCAGGTTCAACGATCAGTCCAAATATGTCTATAATTTCGGCTTCATTCAGGATTTCCCCAACTTCGGCGCGGCTTTCGGCGCGACATACCGCAAGCAGGGCAGCGCCTTTGGCCGGGTGATCGCGGAGGAAGTGACCACCACCTATGGTGCGGAACTGGAAATCTTCGTCGAAAAGCGGTTCGGCAAGACTTTCACCATCCGTGCGGTCGGCTCCAACCTCCTGAACGGCAGGAAAAGAGAAGCCTTCAACAAGTTCGACAATATCGCGGACCAGATCGACCGCGACTTCGACGAATATGAGCTGGAAAGCGAAAAAGCCGGACCGGTGTTTCAGATCATGGCGCGCTACGCCTTCTGA